AAGTGCAAGGCAGTTGCGGAGATCGGTGGCTGCGGTTCAAGTACTCCCGAACGCCACCTGCCACGCCGGAATGGCGTTAGAGACGTTCCACCAATGGCATCCTCCGGCACCCACGCCAAGTAGAATCGCCGTCACCCCAACCGCTGCAATACCCCACGCCCAACCTCGCGCGTCGTCCCGATCCCGAAGTCCACACTGCCCTCCTCCTCCAGGAACACATCCACTGCCGCCTCCAGCCGCTCGGCCAATGCGGGTAGACGCCAATGGTGGCGCAGTAGCATTCCAGCACTGAGGATAGCGGCCAGCGGGTTGGCACGGCCGCTACCAGCTATGTCGGGGGCGCTGCCGTGGACGGGTTCGGCAAGGGCTATAGCGTCACCGAGATTGAGCGACGGCGCCATGCCCAGGCCACCGCCCCAGTGGCTGGCGAGGTCGGAAAGGATGTCGCCGAAGAGGTTGGTGGTGACGATCAGATCGAAGGCTTCCGGGCACGCCACCAGTTGCAGGGCGGCAACATCGACCAGGCGCTCGTCGAGGACATCGCTCCAGCCTTCTTCGGCCAAGGCGTCACGGCAAGTATCACGAAACAGGCCGCAGGTGAGTGGCAGGACATTGGCCTTGTGCACGAGGGTTATACGCCGGGCATTGCGCAAGCGGGCGAGCTCCGCTGCGCCGGCAGCGAGGCGCACGCAAGCGGAGCGGCTGATTACCCGCTCGGCGATGGCGACGCCGTCGGACTCCCAATGCTCGCGGCCGCTATAGAGCCCCTCGCTATTCTCACGCAGGATCATCAGGTCGACGCCTTGGCGCGGCGAGACCCGCGGGCGGGAACGCACAGGGCGCAAGTTGAGATTCAGCGCCAGCTCCTGTCGCAGGGTGAGGATTGCGCTGCGGTAGCCTTCGACGCGATGGCTGGGCGACGACACCGCGCCGAACAGCCCGGCGCCGCAGGCACTCAGGCTAGCCAGCGTCGTCTGCGGCACCGACATACCTCGGCGCTCGAAACAACCCCAACCCGCCTCGGCCTCTTCCACTTGCAGGTCGGGCAGCAGCCGCTCCAGAACTTCGATGGCCACCGGCACGACTTCACGGCCTATGCCGTCTCCAGGGATCACGCACAACCGACGCATTGCTAACCTCTGCTGCCCGGATGTTGTATCGATGGTCCACCCACGCCGGCCACTGCGCGGCAAAGGTGGATAGCCGCTTCACATCTGTTCGAGCGGACGCACGCGGTATTGCGGCGGCAACTGATCCAGACCGCTGACAGTGACGTTGAGGTTCTTCCAGCGGCCGTCCTTGATGCCGTAGATGCAGCCATGAACCGACAGCGGCTGGCCACGGTGCCAGGCGTTCTGGACGATGCTGGTGTGGCTGACGTTGGCCACCTGCTGAATGACGTTGAGTTCGCAAAGGCGGTCGACCCGCTCCTCTTCCTTCTCGAACTGGCCGAGATGGTCGCGGTACTCGTAGGCAAGATCGCGGATGGTTCGCAGCCAACCGTCGATCAGCCCGAACTGGCGATCCTGCAGGGCCGCGCGCACACCACCGCAGCCGTAGTGGCCGGTGACGAGGATGTGCTTCACCTTGAGCACGTCGACGGCGTACTGGATGACCGATAGGCAGTTGAGGTCGGTATGCAGCACGACATTGGCGACGTTGCGGTGGACGAAGAGGTCGCCAGGCAACATGCCGACGATCTCGTTGGCCGGCACACGGGCATCGGAGCAACCGATCCACAGATATTCCGGGGCCTGTTGCCGCGCCAGCTTGGCGAAGAAATCAGGATCTTCCCGCTTGATGGCCTCCGCCCAGCGTGCGTTGTTCTCGAACAGCTCCTGCAGATCGCTCATGTTCGGCTCCTCATCGTTGGCTGCCGCACCTTACGCAGCGCAGGCCGAGATGACAAGCCGCGCCTAGCGGGCCGCGTTCAGGCGCCACCAGCGCGAAGGACGCGGGGTTTCCTGGAGCGCCAGTTGACGCCAGGCGTCATGCCAGGCCTGGGCCTCGGCCGCAAGGCGCGGCCAATCCAGCGTGCGCCGATCCAGCGCCGCCAGCAACTCCGTTTCCAGCCAGCCATGACCGGCACGCAGCGCATCGGCGAAGCCGGGATCGGACAACGCGCGCTGGTGAACCGTCTCGAAGCGCCACCACAAGGAATCCTCCACGGCGGCATCTTCGCGGCTGAGCAGGGCCTCGCCAGCACCAGCTTCGAACCCCAGCGGCTGGAAGATCGACAGGCAGGGCGCCGAGGTGCCAGTCGCGGCCATTCGCGGCGAGTCGCCGTCCAGCCTGGCGATCAGGCTTGCAGTGGTCTGCGAAGGTCGCCAGAAACTGCCGGCATGCAGGCAGACCTGGCGATTGTCGTGCGATGAGAATCGATGCCCGCGATGACCGTGGCTACGTAGCGCGACCACCAGCGCCAACCAGTCGACCTCTGCCGGACAATGGGCGAGGAAGTCCTGATTGAGTTGACGCCTCTGCCTCGCTCCGGCAACCCAGGGCAGCACGCGCCCGTCGAATGCACGTGCGAAGTGGAAGTCGCCGCGACCGTTCCAAAAGCCGAGCCGGCGCGCCTGGCCTTCAAGGTTATCGCTGCACAGGTCGTAGTCCCGGCCAAGGGTCAGCGCATTGGAAATCGCCCAGCGCTCGACCCGCTTCGCCGCCCAGAGCTTCCCGGCGGTTTCCAGCACCCAGGCTTCGTCGCGGTCGGCGATGAGGAAGCTGTTGTCGTAACGCATGCGCTTGTTGCGATAGCCAGCCGCCCCGCCCTGGCCATGCCGTTCGAGAAGCTCGGTGATGACCGCCAGCGCCTCGCGCGCACTCGATGCGCGCTCAAGCCCCAGGCGCAGCAGGTCCATGCCCAGCAGCGCTTCGCCCTGACGCAGTGTGAGTCGGGTGAATACTGCTTCATTGCCGATGGCGACACCGCGTTCGTTTACACCCATTTCGCCGCCCCATAGCCACGACGGCTGGCTGAGGATCACCGCGTGGCGATTGGCAGTCTGCGGAATCTCCAGGTAAGTGGTGCGCACGCTCGGCATACGATCACCATGGACGGCTGGCAGACGGATCAGGCGTTGCGGCTCGGCGGGCTCGCGATCACTGTTCTTGGCGAACCAGGTGGCCCCACCGCTACGCAATACCAAGGTGTCGCACATAGTCCTCTTCTCCCCGATCGTCCCTCGCGCCGAGCACTTCCCGTGCCGCGCGCTCCCCAGCCTCTACGGCCCCATCGAAATAACCCATCCAGTGCGTCGCCGTTTCTGTACCGGCGAAATGCAATCTTCCATAAGGTTCGCGCAGGCGCGCGGCGCCACTGCTCCACAGTCCCGGCGGGAACAGCGCCGCATAGCAGCCACGGGCGAAGGGCTCTTCCGCCCAGGACTTGTCCACGTAATCGATCGGATGACGCGCCTCATCGCCGAAATAACGGGCGAAGCATTCCAGCACCCGCGTCCGGCGATCACCCGACAGCCGTGCATTCCACTGTCGCGCCTCATCGCCTTCGATGAAGCCGAGCAGCACACCGCGCGGCGAGCCGGGAACGCTGTTGTCGAAGGTCAGGCGTACCGGGCCCAGCTCGCTGGTGGCCTGCCCGGAAAGGCCGCGTTCGCGCCAGAATGGCTTGTCGTAGAGCGCCATGCACTTGATCACCGCGCCTTGCGGCAGGCGTTGCAGGAGTTGGTCCCGCCAACTGGGCAGCAACGGCTCCTGGGTGATACGCAACAGTTGCGTCGGTGGAATGGCGAAGATCACGTGCGCTGCCTGGTGAACGCCACGATCACTGATCAGATCGACGCCGCTGTCGCTCTGGCGCACCGCACGAATCGGCTCGCCGGTCTGTACGGCGTCGCCCAGTCGCTCGGCCAGCAACTGGCAGATGCGCTGCGAGCCGCCGAGAATGCGATCCTGCTGCGCACCACCTTCGACGCCCAGCAACGTGTCGAGGTTGTTGCCGCTGCGGATGTAGAAGAGTACGTGGAGGAATGAAAGGTCATGGGGACTGGCGGCGAACACTGCGCCGCACATCAGTTCGAAGACCTTGCGCCCGGTGGCGGTGCGCACGTTTCGGCGCAGCCATTCGGCGAAGGTCAGGCTGTCCCACAGTTCGGCCCTGGGATGCAGGCTGGGGTCGCTGAGAGGGACTTCCCGCGCCATGCGATCCAGGCGTACATGGGCTTGCAGTACGTCCAGCAGGACATGGGGGGCGAATTTGGGAATGGTGCCGCGATAGGGTTTCAGCCGGCCGCCGAACAAGGTGAGATTGTCGCCCTGATTCCATTGCGGGTAGGTCGACAGGTTCAGTTCGGACAATAGGGAATGGATACGCTCCTGGGTCGGGCCGACCCACTGGCCGCCCACTTCAACCACCTCGCCGCTGGCGAAGCTATGGTTGAGGGTACGACCTCCGACGCGCTTGTTGGCTTCCAGCACTTTCACCTGCCGTCCGGCCAATGCCAGACGCCAGGCCGCGGTCAGCCCGGAGATGCCCGCGCCCACCACGATCACATCGCTGCGATTCATGTCGCGACCTATTTCTTGTTGTTATTGGCAACAAGGGTACGCGAGTGCCTGGGCTTAGGAAAATCCCGCGTCGCAGGAAATTTTCAGCGTTATGACAGGGATCAATCGACCAGCGTACAGGCCATGACCAGGGCGTCTTCGCGACCGCCGACCGCCGGATAGTAGCCACGACGCCGGCCGATTTCGTTGAAGCCATAGCGCTCGTACAGGCGGTAGGCCGGCTGGTTCGACTCGCGCACTTCGAGGAAGCACTCCACCGCATTCAGCTCGCGGGCGCGCGTCATCAGATGCTCCAGCAGGCGCAGCCCGAGGCCACGGCCCTGGCTCTCCGGTTTGACAGTGATGTTGAGCAGGTGCGCTTCGTCGAGGATCAGTTGGATCACGCCGTGGCCGACCTGCTGGGTGCCTTCGAACATCACCCAGCAGTCGTAGCTCTTCAAGCCATCGGTGAAGATGCCGCGCGTCCACGGATGGCTGAAGGCTGCATATTCGATCTTGAGGACAGCATCGAGATCCGCCTCGGTCATCGGGCGGAAGGAAACGGCATCGCTCATGCGGTGTTCTGACTCATCCAGCGTTGCCGCACGCGGCGCATGGCGCGCCACAGGTCGGCTTTCAAAGTGGGTTGTTCGGCCAGGCGCTCAAGGCCCGGAATAGCCCAGGCGACGCCCAGGCCTTCGACTTGCAGTTCGCGCAGCAGGGCCTCTTCGTCCGCCTCGCCGGCGAATCGTACCGCCGGCATGCCGACCAGCCACAGGCAGCGGCACGCTGCACTCTCTTCCAGGCGTGCAGCGACGAAGCCCTGGACGAACTCGCGGGCAGCTTCCGGCCCCTGGTCCATGCTGCCACCGGCGAACAACGGCCAGCGCACCGGCTCGCCCACCAGTTGCGGGCTATCCGGCAGGCCAGCGGCGCGCAGCAGGTCTTTCAGAAGCAGGTAGGCGGGATCGCGGCTGGCCAGCGGCTCGCCGGTAGGCAATTCGACCAGCAACATGCACTCGCCGGCACGCAGCAACTGAAGCGCGAAGCGCGGAGGCGGGGCGACGGGGGTACGGGGAACGGGCGCGGCTTCCGGTTCGGCTTCGACCGGGGCGACAGGCTTGGTCGGCGCGGCAGGTCGCGGCATGACGCGAGCACTGATCGACTGCTCGGGCGCCGCGACCGGGGCGGCCTCGCGTGCCGTTTCGACCACCGGAGTCGGCGGCGGATTTGCCACGACAGGCTCGGGCGCCTCCAGCAACTGCGGGCGCGACGGTGCAGCGAACGGCAGCGCAACGCGCGGCAACCAGGTGGCGACCTGCATGGCGCCCAGGTAGGCGCGGCGGCGAGCTTCTTCGATCAAGAGACAGTTACCTGTGGGTGGTGCCTGCCAAGGCAGGCCATCACGACGAGGCGGGATTGTCGCGTGAAACGCGGCCGACGGAAAGGCCGGCGGGCGGAGAGCGTCTACTCAACCACTGTGCAAGGCACCCGTTTCCGCTCAGGGCGTCCCGAATACGTAGACGTTGCCGGTGAGCTTGACCGCGCCGGTCGCCTGGTAGGTGAGCAGGTTGGTCTGCTGCAGCCCGCTGCCGCTGACGACGCCCTGGTTCGAGCCTCCCAGGGTGAACTGCAGGTTGGTGGCGCTCGCATTGGTCAGGCCGATCTTCATGGCCTGGCGCTTGAACAGCGCTCCGTCACCGTTGAAACCGCTGTTGATGGTCACCATGTCCAGGCTCATGCCATCGAAACTGAAGGTGCCCTTGATATTGTCCAGCACGACGTAGCCGGTACTGTTGAGCGGCTGGATCGCCAGGCGCGCACCGCACCCGCCGGTGCAGCGGGTATCGCTGGCGACCGGGGCGAGGTTGAAGTTGATGCTCAGGCTGACGCCGGCCTGGCCGGTGACATCGGACATCTCGCTGTCATCCAGGCCGCGCATCTCGGCCTGGGCGCCACAGGCAAGGGCTAGCAGCAGCGCCCCAAGGAGTCGGCTCGACAGTTTGTTCACGGCGATTCTCCCCATTAGCGCGGCAGGTTGACGGTACGCACGTTCAGATAGTCGATCCGCATCCCGCGAATAGCCTGGGAGCCGATGTCGGTACCGCCGATATTCAGGTTGCCGATGCTGATATTGCTCTTCTGCACGTTCTTGTAGAAGGCGTCGTGATTGGCCCAGGTGACGCCGGGAGCATTGAGTACCAGGTCGCCGTTGCTGGCTACCGTAAGGGTCGCCGGCTGGTAGTTGGCATCGCCCAGATTGAGGTCGAAATAGACGTTCTTGGCGACTGCGCGATTGCTGTCGCTGCAGGTCTCGCAGCCGCTGATGACGAGCTTGTCGGCATACATCTGCAAGCTCATGGACAGCTTCATGCCGGCCTTGTCGCCCCACAGGTTGAGGTACGAGCCGTTCAGCGTGAAGTTCTCCAGGGAAATGGAGAAGAAGTCCTGCCGCTGCGTGGTCGCGCCAGCAGTGCCGTTGCTGTTGTAGGCGACGCTGGGCAGCGTGAAGCGAGTCTTGATGCCGATATCCAGCCCCTGAATGCGGGTGCCGGCGGAACCGGGCATCGCGTCGGCCACCAGCTTCACCGTGGCGGCGTTCTTGCTGGTCCGATCGATAGTGCCGCTGACGCAGGTGGTGCCGCTGCCGCTCTGGGCGCCGCAGAGCTGGATGAACTTGTCATAGTCACTGGCGCGCTTGCTGAGAGTCACGCCGTTGCGGGTGACACTCCAGGCGGCGCTGAGATCCTGCTGCGACTGCGCCAGGTTGTTCTGCGCGGTGCTCAGGCTGTCCTTGGCGTCACTCCAAGGCTTGATCGAGCTGTTGTACTTGGCGACGTTGGGGTCTTTGCAGCCTCCGATCAGCGGACAGCTATAGGTGTCGCCGATCGCAGGCCTGGACTGGCAGGAGCCGCCCAGAGGGCCGCACTGCTGAGCCGGCAACTGGTCGTACCAGCCCTTCATCACGTTATAGGCCGAGTTCACCGAATCGTTCGCGCTCTGCACCAGGGCCTCGCGCTGATCCACGACTGCCTGCCGCTGGTTCACTGTGAGCATATCCGCATCAATACCGGATTTGAGCGCTGGCATGTTGTTCTGGTAGGTCGACAGCAGGGTATCGCGCTGGCCGGTCAGCGTCGTGAGTTCGGTATTGACCTTATTGCTCGCCAGGGTCGGGTCGGTACAGCCAGATTCGCCATACAGGCAGCCCTGGTAGTAGGACCAGAGGCCGAATTTGTGGGTGTCATTGATGGGGTCGGTCCAGGTTGGCGTCTTCAATTGCAGCGCCTGTTGCCCGACGGGGATATTGTCGCCGGTCTTGTACTTGATCGGCCCGAAGGTGAACGGGTGCATCGGCGTACCCAGGTAGGCCTTGGTGTCGAGCGTACCGCGCTGGCTGCCAGCGCCCTTTATGTAAGCCCCGGTGATGTCCACCTGCACATCCTGGTTGGCGCTGTTCTTCACTCCGGTGATCTTCGCCGTGGCGCTGGACTGGTCGTAGCTGAAACCGTCGATGAAGAACCCCAGCCCCGCACCGCTGACCTCTCCCAACTGTTCGTCGTCGAGAGCCTTCATGGCCTGAACCGGCAGGCAGAGGAACCAGCCGGCCAGGCAGGCAATGACTGCGCTGCGCCCGGTCATGTCAGCACCCCGAAGCCTGGGCGCCCATGCAGGTCGGCTGGCGCGCCAGGCCACGCAGGGCGTCGTAGAGGTTGATCAGGATCGGGTAGGCGGCGTCCGCGCCGGTCCCTACCTTGGGGAAGTTGGCATAGGCGCCGGACTGGGTATTCACGAAGTTGCCGGCGTTCGCCAGGTCCTGCCAGGGCACGTTCTGGTTCTGCAGGGAGAAGAAGATGCCCTGTGCGCCGGCATTGATATCGGTTGCGCCAGGCTGGCCGATGAAGATGCTCTTGTAGTTGGTGAGATTGAAGCAGGCATCCAGGCCAAGGGTCTTGCACCCGCTGGCAGTAGTGAGCACCGGAATCAAACCGGCCAGAATGTTGTTCGGGTCGGTAGTATTCATCGAGGTACCCTTGGGAATGCCGATCTGCTCCGCGCGGATGGTGGTGGCCTCGCCCGTGTTGGCCTTGACCAGCCCGACCTCGGCCTCGATCTCGGTATCGCCCGCCACCGCCAGCAACAGGCAGTTCACTATGTTGGGACAGCCGTTGCGGGTGTAGTAGTCGTAAGCGATTGAGGCCGGCCCATAGATCTTGCCCTGCAGGTTGCCCGACAGTGACTGGATGTCGCCGGAGAGGTAGCCAAGAGCTTTGCCGAAACCGACACGCACCCCGGCCAGCTCGCGCACACCGCTGGCGTTGGTCTTGAAGGCGAACTCGATGAAGGGGTCGCGCATCTGGAACGGCTCCACTGCCGCATTGGCGGAGTTGGAGTTGGTCACCCGCCCCAGGGCGAAA
The Pseudomonas triclosanedens DNA segment above includes these coding regions:
- a CDS encoding C69 family dipeptidase encodes the protein MCDTLVLRSGGATWFAKNSDREPAEPQRLIRLPAVHGDRMPSVRTTYLEIPQTANRHAVILSQPSWLWGGEMGVNERGVAIGNEAVFTRLTLRQGEALLGMDLLRLGLERASSAREALAVITELLERHGQGGAAGYRNKRMRYDNSFLIADRDEAWVLETAGKLWAAKRVERWAISNALTLGRDYDLCSDNLEGQARRLGFWNGRGDFHFARAFDGRVLPWVAGARQRRQLNQDFLAHCPAEVDWLALVVALRSHGHRGHRFSSHDNRQVCLHAGSFWRPSQTTASLIARLDGDSPRMAATGTSAPCLSIFQPLGFEAGAGEALLSREDAAVEDSLWWRFETVHQRALSDPGFADALRAGHGWLETELLAALDRRTLDWPRLAAEAQAWHDAWRQLALQETPRPSRWWRLNAAR
- the can gene encoding carbonate dehydratase; the protein is MSDLQELFENNARWAEAIKREDPDFFAKLARQQAPEYLWIGCSDARVPANEIVGMLPGDLFVHRNVANVVLHTDLNCLSVIQYAVDVLKVKHILVTGHYGCGGVRAALQDRQFGLIDGWLRTIRDLAYEYRDHLGQFEKEEERVDRLCELNVIQQVANVSHTSIVQNAWHRGQPLSVHGCIYGIKDGRWKNLNVTVSGLDQLPPQYRVRPLEQM
- a CDS encoding flavin monoamine oxidase family protein, which codes for MNRSDVIVVGAGISGLTAAWRLALAGRQVKVLEANKRVGGRTLNHSFASGEVVEVGGQWVGPTQERIHSLLSELNLSTYPQWNQGDNLTLFGGRLKPYRGTIPKFAPHVLLDVLQAHVRLDRMAREVPLSDPSLHPRAELWDSLTFAEWLRRNVRTATGRKVFELMCGAVFAASPHDLSFLHVLFYIRSGNNLDTLLGVEGGAQQDRILGGSQRICQLLAERLGDAVQTGEPIRAVRQSDSGVDLISDRGVHQAAHVIFAIPPTQLLRITQEPLLPSWRDQLLQRLPQGAVIKCMALYDKPFWRERGLSGQATSELGPVRLTFDNSVPGSPRGVLLGFIEGDEARQWNARLSGDRRTRVLECFARYFGDEARHPIDYVDKSWAEEPFARGCYAALFPPGLWSSGAARLREPYGRLHFAGTETATHWMGYFDGAVEAGERAAREVLGARDDRGEEDYVRHLGIA
- a CDS encoding DUF6160 family protein; the encoded protein is MNKLSSRLLGALLLALACGAQAEMRGLDDSEMSDVTGQAGVSLSINFNLAPVASDTRCTGGCGARLAIQPLNSTGYVVLDNIKGTFSFDGMSLDMVTINSGFNGDGALFKRQAMKIGLTNASATNLQFTLGGSNQGVVSGSGLQQTNLLTYQATGAVKLTGNVYVFGTP
- the rimI gene encoding ribosomal protein S18-alanine N-acetyltransferase codes for the protein MSDAVSFRPMTEADLDAVLKIEYAAFSHPWTRGIFTDGLKSYDCWVMFEGTQQVGHGVIQLILDEAHLLNITVKPESQGRGLGLRLLEHLMTRARELNAVECFLEVRESNQPAYRLYERYGFNEIGRRRGYYPAVGGREDALVMACTLVD
- a CDS encoding energy transducer TonB; amino-acid sequence: MIEEARRRAYLGAMQVATWLPRVALPFAAPSRPQLLEAPEPVVANPPPTPVVETAREAAPVAAPEQSISARVMPRPAAPTKPVAPVEAEPEAAPVPRTPVAPPPRFALQLLRAGECMLLVELPTGEPLASRDPAYLLLKDLLRAAGLPDSPQLVGEPVRWPLFAGGSMDQGPEAAREFVQGFVAARLEESAACRCLWLVGMPAVRFAGEADEEALLRELQVEGLGVAWAIPGLERLAEQPTLKADLWRAMRRVRQRWMSQNTA
- a CDS encoding isocitrate/isopropylmalate dehydrogenase family protein — its product is MRRLCVIPGDGIGREVVPVAIEVLERLLPDLQVEEAEAGWGCFERRGMSVPQTTLASLSACGAGLFGAVSSPSHRVEGYRSAILTLRQELALNLNLRPVRSRPRVSPRQGVDLMILRENSEGLYSGREHWESDGVAIAERVISRSACVRLAAGAAELARLRNARRITLVHKANVLPLTCGLFRDTCRDALAEEGWSDVLDERLVDVAALQLVACPEAFDLIVTTNLFGDILSDLASHWGGGLGMAPSLNLGDAIALAEPVHGSAPDIAGSGRANPLAAILSAGMLLRHHWRLPALAERLEAAVDVFLEEEGSVDFGIGTTREVGRGVLQRLG